A single window of Ferrimonas balearica DSM 9799 DNA harbors:
- the mltF gene encoding membrane-bound lytic murein transglycosylase MltF, translated as MTRIVHPVKPVLLPLLLTLLLSGCLELAQPQTQARAVPSRTTLDVGTLYGPTTYVVEGQGASGFDYDLATEFAAYLGVPLKIHAYHTHEALFHAMEAGRVDLMAAGLTSTPTRRQFWRFGPPLYDITNQLVYRNGVMRPRNLGNLHGTLMVAKGSSHVELLHRQSQQYPDLTWQESSDYDAQELLAMVAEGKLDYTLADSTAVSVTQRFHPELRVAFDLGQPMPIAWALPRTNDSVLFSDLLDFWDSQVRGERLERLEERYFGHVQGFDYVDTRAFIRATQSKLPRYQPLFERYAGDLDWRKLAAISYQESHWNPNARSPTGVRGLMMLTLPTAKRMGIRNRLDPEQSIRGGSEYLQQLLTRLPPRIPEEEAIWFAMAAYNIGLGHLEDARVITERHGKDPNSWKDVKEYLPLLRKRKYYQNTRYGFARGDEAAHYVDNIRRYYDTLVWLDSQSRLPDASHF; from the coding sequence ATGACCCGAATCGTTCACCCCGTGAAGCCAGTCCTGCTGCCGCTGCTGCTGACTCTGCTGTTAAGTGGCTGCCTCGAACTGGCACAACCGCAAACCCAGGCCCGCGCCGTGCCCAGTCGCACCACGCTGGATGTCGGTACCCTGTATGGCCCCACCACCTATGTGGTGGAGGGTCAGGGCGCGTCCGGCTTCGATTATGACCTGGCCACCGAGTTTGCCGCCTACCTCGGGGTGCCCCTGAAAATCCACGCTTACCACACCCATGAAGCGCTGTTTCATGCCATGGAAGCGGGCCGCGTTGACCTGATGGCCGCGGGCCTCACCAGCACGCCGACCCGCCGCCAGTTCTGGCGTTTTGGCCCGCCGCTCTACGACATCACCAACCAGCTGGTGTACCGCAATGGCGTGATGCGCCCCAGAAACCTCGGCAACCTGCACGGCACCCTGATGGTGGCCAAAGGCAGCAGCCACGTTGAGCTGCTGCACCGACAAAGTCAGCAATATCCGGATCTGACCTGGCAGGAGAGCAGTGACTACGATGCCCAGGAGCTGCTGGCGATGGTGGCCGAAGGCAAGCTCGATTACACCCTGGCCGACTCCACTGCGGTGTCCGTCACCCAACGTTTCCACCCGGAGCTGCGGGTCGCCTTCGACCTCGGCCAACCCATGCCCATCGCCTGGGCCCTGCCCCGCACCAACGACAGCGTCCTGTTCAGCGACCTTCTGGATTTCTGGGACAGTCAGGTGCGCGGCGAAAGACTGGAGCGGCTGGAGGAGCGTTACTTCGGCCACGTTCAGGGGTTTGATTACGTCGACACCCGGGCCTTTATCCGCGCCACCCAGTCCAAACTGCCCCGCTACCAGCCGCTGTTTGAGCGCTATGCCGGTGATCTGGACTGGCGCAAACTGGCCGCCATCAGTTACCAGGAGTCCCACTGGAACCCCAACGCCCGCTCACCCACCGGGGTGCGCGGCCTGATGATGCTGACCCTGCCCACCGCCAAGCGGATGGGGATCCGCAACCGCCTCGACCCGGAGCAAAGCATCCGCGGCGGCAGTGAGTACCTGCAACAGCTGCTCACCCGTCTGCCCCCGCGCATCCCCGAAGAGGAGGCGATCTGGTTCGCCATGGCCGCCTACAACATTGGACTCGGCCACCTCGAGGACGCCCGGGTGATCACCGAACGCCACGGCAAGGATCCCAACAGCTGGAAGGACGTGAAGGAGTACCTGCCGCTGCTGCGCAAGCGCAAGTATTACCAGAACACCCGCTACGGTTTTGCCCGCGGCGACGAGGCCGCCCACTACGTCGACAACATCCGCCGCTACTACGACACCCTGGTGTGGCTGGACAGCCAGTCTCGCTTGCCCGACGCCAGCCACTTCTGA
- the tadA gene encoding tRNA adenosine(34) deaminase TadA yields the protein MEQHQKWMAHAMKLAEQAEALGEVPVGAVLVRDGEVIAEGFNQSITLNDPSAHAEMLCLRAAGQALENYRLLDTTLYVTLEPCSMCAGAMVHARIGTLVYGASDAKTGAAGSVMDLVRHPALNHQLEVISGVLSEPCATQLSAFFKKRRAEKKALKQAQRAELDSAGDSA from the coding sequence GTGGAACAACATCAAAAGTGGATGGCCCATGCCATGAAGCTGGCCGAACAAGCGGAAGCCCTGGGCGAAGTGCCGGTTGGGGCGGTGCTGGTGCGCGATGGTGAAGTGATTGCCGAGGGGTTTAACCAGTCCATCACCCTGAATGATCCCAGCGCCCATGCTGAGATGCTGTGCCTGCGTGCCGCGGGCCAGGCACTGGAAAATTATCGACTGCTCGATACCACGCTGTACGTCACTCTGGAACCCTGCTCAATGTGCGCCGGTGCGATGGTGCATGCCCGCATCGGGACTCTGGTGTACGGCGCATCCGACGCCAAAACCGGGGCGGCAGGCAGCGTGATGGACCTGGTGCGCCATCCGGCGCTGAACCATCAGCTGGAGGTGATTTCGGGGGTCCTTTCCGAGCCCTGCGCGACGCAGTTAAGCGCGTTTTTCAAGAAGCGCAGGGCGGAAAAGAAAGCCTTGAAACAGGCTCAGAGGGCAGAGCTGGACTCTGCAGGGGATTCCGCCTGA
- a CDS encoding ETEC_3214 domain-containing protein, which produces MSPTESVNSPVTSRLKPKWRVLRSGALYTVGLMIAFGNFNDTKDLTISLYEWGTTHFTHQAELNRLEQLDVGNFLAYTETVFGIPQVVKASRLDTELQYRYYKTDKYLLTLQVKEQRVLGYLVQALSLENQFNTAGPFSPPVPFTERTLDNAPLATLPFADEGFALDNHNLVYFLERHPLAADGLYLNLYLGITEYDTPHPGLSQTLGELDEALVFGEEIQTLESLNAVRERYAPNFYGLSELDNPYMAESLLTRHEFNAYF; this is translated from the coding sequence ATGTCTCCGACTGAGTCTGTAAACAGCCCGGTGACCTCGCGGCTGAAGCCAAAATGGCGCGTACTGCGTTCCGGTGCACTCTACACCGTGGGCCTGATGATCGCCTTCGGCAACTTTAACGACACCAAAGATCTGACCATCAGCCTCTATGAATGGGGCACCACCCATTTCACCCACCAGGCCGAGCTCAACCGGCTCGAACAGCTGGATGTCGGCAACTTCCTCGCCTACACCGAAACGGTGTTCGGCATCCCCCAGGTGGTGAAAGCCTCACGCCTGGACACCGAGCTGCAGTACCGCTACTACAAAACCGACAAATACCTGCTCACCCTGCAGGTGAAAGAACAGCGGGTACTCGGCTATCTGGTGCAGGCCCTGTCGCTGGAGAACCAGTTCAATACCGCAGGCCCCTTCAGCCCGCCGGTCCCCTTTACTGAGCGCACACTCGACAACGCCCCGTTGGCCACCCTGCCCTTTGCCGATGAGGGTTTTGCCCTGGACAACCACAACCTGGTCTATTTCCTTGAGCGCCACCCGCTGGCCGCCGACGGACTCTACCTCAACCTCTATCTGGGCATCACTGAGTACGACACGCCCCATCCGGGGCTGAGCCAAACCCTGGGCGAACTGGATGAGGCGCTGGTGTTTGGTGAGGAGATCCAAACCCTGGAATCCCTCAACGCGGTGCGGGAACGCTACGCCCCCAACTTCTATGGACTCAGCGAACTGGATAACCCCTACATGGCGGAGTCGCTGTTAACCCGCCACGAATTCAACGCCTACTTCTGA
- a CDS encoding LPP20 family lipoprotein, which translates to MMKKRLISLLAVATLAGCASNDDVTLACTFPDAAETAAPEWVCDEAVAGYALTGVGYAKQNPAGIGFMKEVAANDGRVKMAQAFRTRIAATFRSSVVASGIDGDDTTNTLIETASRNLTEQTLSGARILKSRTSPTGALYVLVGMSDADYERTMKAALKASKNQDSELWQRFKEDEAAKLLEAMLQTTSQL; encoded by the coding sequence ATGATGAAAAAACGGCTGATTTCTCTGTTGGCAGTGGCCACTCTGGCGGGCTGCGCTTCCAACGACGACGTAACCCTGGCCTGCACCTTCCCCGATGCTGCAGAAACCGCGGCGCCGGAGTGGGTGTGCGACGAAGCGGTGGCGGGCTACGCCCTGACCGGCGTGGGCTACGCCAAGCAGAACCCGGCGGGGATCGGCTTTATGAAAGAGGTGGCCGCCAACGATGGTCGGGTCAAGATGGCGCAAGCCTTCCGCACCCGGATTGCCGCCACGTTCCGTTCCAGCGTGGTGGCCAGCGGCATCGACGGTGACGACACCACCAACACCCTGATCGAGACCGCTTCACGCAACCTGACCGAACAAACCCTGTCCGGCGCCCGCATCCTCAAATCCCGCACCAGCCCCACCGGTGCCCTGTATGTGTTGGTCGGCATGAGCGACGCCGATTACGAGCGCACCATGAAAGCGGCGCTGAAAGCCAGCAAGAATCAGGACAGTGAACTGTGGCAGCGCTTCAAGGAAGACGAAGCCGCCAAGCTGCTGGAAGCGATGCTGCAAACCACCAGCCAGCTGTAA
- a CDS encoding transglycosylase SLT domain-containing protein: protein MTGDSAGPKRTLSAITLALFAGLAGAATANTPAPGSELARFQAYKQQQQSAFEQYRSAYLNAFDAYRKAVLAHWDDAPLSDRHTLVQYSDDKRQRTEVDYQSGTITIAVVHQPDQMPDPAQIQASLAQLVQEDVASAQAADPIMAELDSAPGATVATPLPLVPALNQQLAGPEQDSRARLAQMVANAEVNTRPRDYSAERLAALQAELKAQEQAALRELERQQELIALARAETPEQAEPAPVPASQSAAVVSQSLERQQALTTAYQARAEDPTSKQITTYRIQLPSQSLQKRARPFLPQAQQQSAQFEVELELVLAIMQAESSFNPMARSHIPAFGLMQIVPGSAGRDVREKFENSSQPPSAEELYQPELNIRFGSAYLNILDQRYLRGVSDPQSRLYCVIAAYNTGAGNVAKAFNADGSRRLKSALPRINAMAPEAVYQHLLEHLPYEETRKYLKKVRSYQEGYAALGDTLRL, encoded by the coding sequence ATGACAGGCGACAGCGCAGGGCCGAAGCGAACGCTTTCGGCCATCACTCTGGCGCTGTTTGCTGGTTTGGCGGGGGCGGCCACGGCCAACACCCCGGCGCCCGGTAGTGAGTTGGCGAGATTCCAGGCCTACAAACAGCAACAACAGTCGGCGTTTGAGCAGTACCGCAGCGCCTACCTTAATGCCTTCGATGCCTATCGGAAGGCGGTGCTGGCGCACTGGGACGACGCGCCCCTGAGTGACCGCCACACGCTGGTGCAGTACAGCGACGACAAGCGCCAGCGCACCGAGGTGGATTACCAGAGCGGCACCATCACCATTGCGGTGGTGCATCAGCCCGACCAGATGCCGGACCCGGCCCAGATCCAGGCCTCCCTGGCCCAACTGGTGCAGGAGGATGTGGCCTCGGCCCAGGCCGCGGACCCGATTATGGCCGAGCTGGATTCCGCCCCCGGGGCGACCGTGGCGACGCCTCTGCCGCTGGTGCCGGCGCTGAACCAGCAACTGGCAGGGCCAGAACAGGACAGCCGTGCCCGGCTGGCGCAAATGGTGGCAAACGCCGAGGTCAACACCCGGCCCCGGGATTACAGTGCCGAGCGACTGGCGGCCCTGCAGGCGGAGCTTAAAGCTCAGGAGCAGGCGGCCCTGCGTGAGCTGGAACGGCAGCAGGAGCTGATCGCTCTGGCCAGGGCGGAAACCCCAGAGCAGGCAGAACCGGCCCCGGTGCCCGCCAGCCAGAGTGCTGCCGTAGTGAGCCAAAGCCTGGAGCGCCAACAGGCGCTGACCACCGCCTACCAGGCGCGCGCTGAGGATCCCACCAGTAAGCAGATCACCACCTACCGCATCCAGCTGCCCAGCCAAAGCCTGCAGAAACGGGCCCGCCCCTTCCTGCCCCAGGCTCAGCAGCAGTCGGCTCAGTTTGAGGTGGAACTGGAGCTGGTGCTGGCAATCATGCAGGCGGAGAGCAGCTTTAACCCGATGGCGCGCTCCCACATCCCGGCCTTCGGCCTGATGCAGATTGTGCCCGGCAGCGCTGGCCGCGATGTGCGCGAGAAGTTTGAGAACTCGAGCCAGCCGCCCAGCGCCGAAGAGCTGTACCAGCCAGAGTTGAATATCCGTTTTGGCAGCGCCTACCTGAACATTCTGGATCAGCGCTACCTGCGCGGGGTGAGTGACCCACAAAGTCGGCTCTACTGCGTTATCGCCGCCTACAACACCGGCGCGGGCAACGTCGCCAAAGCCTTTAATGCCGATGGCAGCCGCCGCCTGAAAAGCGCCCTGCCCCGCATCAACGCCATGGCGCCGGAAGCGGTCTACCAGCACCTGCTGGAACACTTGCCCTATGAGGAAACCCGCAAGTACTTGAAGAAGGTGCGCAGCTACCAGGAGGGCTACGCCGCACTTGGGGATACGCTGCGGCTGTAA
- the punR gene encoding DNA-binding transcriptional activator PunR: MFAQSTLQMLDLVARHGSFSAAATQLHKVPSAVSYAVRQVEEQLGATLFERQHRKVVLTPAGEHFLVQVRQWLRETEQVRLQTQRVANGWQRSLRVALDNVVKADRITALVRDFYAAFDDAELILSIEVFNGVWDALAEGRAEIGIGATTAIPVGGDFGYRDMGILDWALVMTPDHPAAAMAELTPESVRQFPLICLEDTSRTLPKRTTWLQDNQRRIMVPDWPNAVACVQAGLGLNYMPRHLARPLLAGGTLVERHMAGGQRPSACCLAWRKESDSALMRWLLDYLGDEQQLHREWLA; encoded by the coding sequence ATGTTTGCCCAAAGTACCTTGCAGATGCTCGACCTCGTCGCCCGCCACGGCAGTTTCAGTGCTGCCGCGACCCAGCTTCACAAAGTGCCCTCCGCGGTCAGCTACGCGGTACGGCAGGTCGAGGAACAGCTGGGGGCCACCCTGTTTGAGCGTCAGCACCGCAAGGTGGTGCTGACCCCGGCGGGTGAACACTTTCTGGTGCAGGTTCGCCAGTGGCTGAGGGAGACCGAGCAGGTACGGCTGCAAACCCAACGGGTGGCCAATGGCTGGCAGCGCAGCCTGCGGGTGGCGCTGGATAACGTGGTGAAAGCGGACCGCATTACCGCTCTGGTACGGGACTTCTACGCCGCCTTTGATGACGCTGAGCTGATCCTCAGCATTGAGGTGTTCAATGGAGTGTGGGACGCGCTGGCGGAGGGGCGGGCCGAGATCGGCATCGGCGCCACCACGGCCATTCCGGTGGGCGGCGACTTCGGGTACCGGGATATGGGCATTCTCGACTGGGCGCTGGTGATGACTCCCGACCACCCGGCGGCAGCGATGGCGGAACTGACCCCGGAGAGCGTTCGCCAGTTTCCGCTTATCTGTCTGGAGGACACCTCCCGCACCCTGCCCAAGCGCACCACCTGGCTGCAGGACAACCAGCGCCGCATCATGGTGCCGGACTGGCCCAATGCGGTGGCCTGTGTTCAGGCCGGACTGGGGCTGAACTACATGCCCCGCCACCTGGCCCGGCCGTTGCTGGCGGGGGGGACGCTGGTGGAGCGTCATATGGCAGGCGGGCAACGGCCCAGCGCCTGCTGCCTGGCCTGGCGTAAGGAGAGTGATTCGGCGCTGATGCGCTGGTTACTGGATTATCTGGGGGATGAGCAGCAGTTGCACCGGGAGTGGCTGGCCTGA
- the punC gene encoding purine nucleoside transporter PunC, with translation MSQKIPFIELFYLAGLSMLAFVATDMYLPAFKAMESYYGTGPESIALSLSVFLAGLAGGQLLWGLASDRYGRRNTLLAGLALYTIASLGLTFSDAIWQLLALRFVQAMGVCAPAVIWQALVIDRYPGERAQQVFATIMPLVALSPALAPQLGVGLTLMFGWQSIFLALTAIGIVWLGLTLRLPKETPVASERSVRGDIAGLLRSRVYLGNVVMFGSASAAFFAYLTGLPEIMASMGYDASQIGLSFVPQTIAFMAGGYFGKRLVSRCGADTVLKGLLMLFVLASAMILVASQMSITTIWPLLVPFCFLAVTNGALYPIIVNRALSSAPHCAATAAGLQNSLQITISFGASALVASFASIALPVTGITIGASALVVLLGAYWANTATRAEPEPELVTE, from the coding sequence ATGTCTCAGAAAATCCCCTTTATTGAGCTGTTCTACCTGGCGGGCCTGTCGATGCTGGCGTTCGTTGCCACCGACATGTACCTGCCGGCGTTTAAGGCGATGGAGAGCTACTACGGCACCGGCCCCGAGTCGATTGCCCTGTCTCTCTCCGTGTTCCTGGCGGGTCTGGCCGGTGGCCAGCTGCTGTGGGGCCTGGCCTCCGACCGCTACGGCCGTCGCAACACCCTGCTGGCCGGTCTGGCGCTGTACACCATCGCCTCTCTGGGCCTGACCTTCAGTGACGCCATCTGGCAACTGCTGGCCCTGCGCTTTGTGCAGGCCATGGGCGTTTGTGCTCCGGCCGTGATCTGGCAGGCGCTGGTGATCGATCGCTACCCCGGCGAGCGTGCCCAGCAGGTGTTTGCCACCATCATGCCGCTGGTGGCCCTGTCTCCGGCCCTGGCGCCGCAGCTGGGCGTGGGCCTGACCCTGATGTTTGGCTGGCAGAGCATCTTCCTGGCCCTGACCGCCATCGGCATCGTCTGGCTGGGCCTGACCCTGCGCCTGCCCAAAGAGACGCCGGTCGCCAGCGAGCGCTCCGTCCGTGGTGACATTGCCGGCCTGCTGCGCTCCCGGGTTTACCTGGGCAACGTGGTGATGTTCGGCTCTGCCTCCGCCGCGTTCTTCGCCTACCTGACGGGTCTGCCGGAGATCATGGCCAGCATGGGCTACGACGCCAGCCAGATCGGCCTCTCCTTTGTGCCGCAAACCATCGCCTTTATGGCCGGTGGCTACTTTGGCAAACGCCTGGTGAGCCGCTGTGGTGCGGACACCGTGCTGAAGGGCCTGCTGATGCTGTTCGTCTTGGCCTCCGCCATGATCCTGGTGGCCAGCCAGATGAGCATTACCACCATCTGGCCGCTGCTGGTGCCGTTCTGCTTCCTGGCCGTCACCAACGGGGCGCTCTACCCGATCATTGTTAACCGCGCCCTCTCCAGTGCCCCGCACTGCGCTGCCACTGCGGCGGGCCTGCAGAACAGCCTGCAGATCACCATCAGCTTTGGTGCCAGCGCGCTGGTGGCCTCGTTTGCCAGCATCGCCCTGCCGGTAACCGGCATCACCATCGGCGCCAGTGCCCTGGTGGTTCTGCTGGGGGCCTACTGGGCCAACACCGCCACCCGCGCCGAGCCCGAGCCGGAACTGGTGACCGAGTAA
- a CDS encoding hybrid-cluster NAD(P)-dependent oxidoreductase has product MLLTCHQVRPETSDVTSFIFSSDQAVDFIPGQFLTLLVPIEERTSARAYSLASIPGETELQLTIKRVPGGRVSNHLLDALKPGDTLEALAPAGEFHRDLAGDGAWLLLSAGCGITPVFSMLRERLQRKPDADIVFVHSARTAADRLFPEPLEALAAAHPNLKLHWVLGDAVDPEPFKGRLDAAQLQARVPDLKQRTAMICGPQGYMDAVKTMLREFGVEEGRIHSEAFVAPQPASLTEASPSAGHQLAVDGIELPILPGQTVLESLEQGGLPIFAACRTGVCGSCKCKGEKDKLESTSTLGLTPEEIEAGYFLACSSTVTGDMAVELND; this is encoded by the coding sequence ATGCTTTTGACCTGTCATCAGGTGCGTCCTGAAACGTCGGACGTCACCAGTTTTATCTTCAGCAGCGACCAGGCTGTGGATTTTATTCCGGGCCAGTTCCTGACCCTGCTGGTGCCGATTGAAGAGCGCACCAGTGCCCGCGCCTACAGCCTGGCTTCCATTCCCGGTGAAACCGAGCTGCAGCTCACCATCAAGCGGGTGCCCGGTGGCCGGGTGTCCAACCACCTGCTGGACGCCCTCAAGCCCGGTGACACACTGGAAGCGTTGGCCCCGGCTGGCGAGTTCCATCGGGATCTGGCCGGCGATGGCGCCTGGCTGCTGCTCTCCGCCGGTTGCGGCATCACGCCGGTGTTCTCCATGCTGCGTGAGCGTTTGCAGCGGAAACCGGACGCGGACATCGTGTTTGTCCACAGCGCCCGTACCGCCGCCGACCGCCTCTTCCCGGAACCGCTGGAAGCGCTGGCCGCGGCCCACCCCAACCTCAAACTGCATTGGGTGCTGGGGGATGCGGTCGATCCGGAGCCGTTTAAGGGTCGGCTTGATGCGGCCCAGTTGCAGGCCCGGGTACCGGACCTGAAGCAGCGCACCGCGATGATCTGCGGTCCCCAGGGCTATATGGACGCGGTGAAAACCATGCTGCGGGAGTTCGGTGTCGAGGAGGGGCGGATCCACAGTGAAGCCTTTGTGGCACCGCAACCGGCCAGCCTGACCGAGGCCAGCCCCAGCGCGGGCCACCAGCTGGCGGTGGACGGCATTGAGTTGCCGATCCTGCCGGGCCAGACCGTACTGGAGAGCCTGGAGCAGGGCGGTTTGCCCATCTTTGCCGCCTGTCGCACCGGGGTGTGCGGCTCCTGCAAATGCAAAGGGGAGAAGGACAAGCTGGAAAGCACCTCCACCCTAGGGCTGACGCCGGAGGAGATTGAAGCGGGGTACTTCCTGGCCTGTTCCAGCACCGTGACCGGCGATATGGCGGTCGAGCTGAACGACTGA
- the hcp gene encoding hydroxylamine reductase: MFCVQCEQTIRTPVSSGCSYSMGMCGKTAEISDLQDVLVYLIQGVSAYAHLARQVDVVDGEVDAYLPQAFFATLTNVNFDAERLVAYTEQAMALRQRIKAAYLAACAERGIVPAEPVGAGQFELSVDKAAMLAAAPQTMVNRGHAEVGEDIVGLRLLCLYGLKGVAAYLEHARVLGQQDEKLYGEFHRIMARLGEDPSEMGDLLALSMDIGHLNFGVMALLDLGETNVFGHPVPVQVNMKPVAGKAILVSGHDLIDLQHILEQTQGKGINVYTHGEMLPAHAYPELGHKYPHLVGNYGTAWQNQQKEFANFPGAIVMTSNCLIDPNPGRGIEGYADRLFTRSIVGWPGVTHLIGDDFSTVIDKALACEGFKYDEIPHYTTTGFARNALMAAAPAVIDQVKAGNIKHFFLLGGCDGDKAERNYYTEFAKQAPKDTLILTLACGKFKFNDLEFGDINGIPRFLDVGQCNDAYSAIQLALALADAFECGVNDLPLSLVLSWFEQKAIAILLTLLALGIKDIRVGPTAPAFLTDNLIAALNEQFGLRLITTVEQDIADILAA; encoded by the coding sequence ATGTTTTGTGTTCAGTGTGAGCAAACCATCCGTACCCCGGTCAGCAGTGGCTGCAGCTACAGCATGGGGATGTGCGGCAAGACCGCCGAGATTTCCGATCTTCAGGACGTGTTGGTGTACCTGATCCAGGGCGTCAGCGCCTACGCCCATCTGGCTCGTCAGGTGGACGTGGTGGATGGAGAGGTGGATGCCTATCTGCCTCAGGCATTTTTCGCCACACTGACCAACGTGAACTTCGATGCCGAACGCCTGGTGGCCTACACCGAACAAGCGATGGCCCTGCGCCAGCGCATCAAGGCCGCTTATCTGGCCGCCTGTGCCGAGCGCGGCATCGTGCCGGCAGAGCCGGTGGGAGCCGGTCAGTTCGAGCTGTCCGTTGATAAAGCCGCCATGCTGGCCGCTGCGCCGCAAACCATGGTCAACCGTGGCCATGCCGAAGTGGGTGAAGACATCGTCGGCCTGCGCCTGCTGTGCCTGTATGGCCTCAAAGGTGTGGCCGCCTATCTGGAGCACGCCCGGGTACTGGGCCAGCAGGATGAGAAGCTGTACGGCGAGTTCCACCGCATTATGGCGCGCCTGGGTGAAGACCCGAGCGAGATGGGCGACCTGCTGGCACTGAGCATGGATATTGGCCACCTGAACTTCGGCGTGATGGCGCTGCTGGACCTGGGCGAAACCAACGTATTTGGTCACCCGGTGCCGGTTCAGGTCAATATGAAGCCGGTGGCGGGCAAAGCGATTCTGGTGTCCGGTCACGACCTGATCGACCTGCAACACATCCTCGAACAGACCCAGGGTAAAGGCATCAACGTCTACACCCACGGTGAGATGCTGCCAGCCCACGCTTACCCGGAACTGGGCCACAAATACCCGCACCTGGTGGGCAACTACGGCACCGCCTGGCAGAACCAGCAGAAAGAGTTTGCCAACTTCCCCGGCGCCATCGTGATGACCTCAAACTGCCTGATCGACCCCAATCCGGGCCGCGGCATTGAGGGCTACGCCGACCGCCTGTTTACCCGCTCCATCGTGGGCTGGCCGGGCGTTACTCACCTGATTGGTGACGACTTCAGCACCGTGATCGACAAAGCACTGGCCTGTGAAGGCTTCAAGTACGACGAGATCCCGCACTACACCACCACCGGTTTTGCCCGTAATGCCCTGATGGCGGCGGCCCCGGCAGTGATTGACCAGGTCAAGGCCGGCAACATCAAGCACTTCTTCCTGCTCGGTGGCTGCGACGGCGACAAGGCTGAGCGCAACTACTACACCGAGTTCGCCAAGCAGGCGCCGAAAGACACTCTGATCCTGACCCTGGCTTGCGGCAAGTTTAAGTTCAACGACCTGGAGTTCGGCGACATCAACGGCATCCCGCGCTTCCTCGATGTGGGTCAGTGCAACGACGCTTACTCCGCCATCCAGCTGGCTCTGGCCCTGGCCGATGCCTTCGAGTGTGGGGTGAACGACCTGCCGCTTTCTCTGGTGCTGTCCTGGTTTGAACAGAAGGCGATCGCCATTCTGCTGACCCTGCTGGCCCTGGGCATCAAGGACATCCGCGTGGGGCCGACCGCCCCGGCGTTCCTGACCGACAACCTGATTGCGGCCCTGAACGAGCAGTTTGGCCTGCGCCTGATCACCACCGTGGAACAGGACATCGCCGACATTCTTGCGGCTTGA
- a CDS encoding LacI family DNA-binding transcriptional regulator, with protein MATIKDVARLAGVSTTTVSHVLNETRFVSEDAKARVMQAVAALNYVPNTVARSLKGGSSRVLGMLVTDTNNPFYADLIQWVDRVAYRHGYNLMLCNTQGNADRARDYLAMLAQRRVDGMLLMSSDTQQETMADLSERLAMPAVVMDSAPAEAGYDRILDDSEMGGELAVTHLIEQGHQRIGLLAGPLSKRNSQSRLSGYRHALTKAGLAADDNWVCSDELSFEGGYRAMHALLARQQQLTAVFASNDLMAMGAMRALMEAGLRVPEDVSVVGYDDIPAARYCNPPLTTVRQPMEALAEQALSMLLDRIREPSLPGRQVVLPPALVGRDSVAPVN; from the coding sequence ATGGCCACGATCAAAGATGTGGCCCGCCTCGCCGGGGTCTCCACCACCACGGTCTCCCACGTTCTTAACGAAACCCGTTTCGTGTCCGAGGACGCCAAGGCGCGGGTGATGCAGGCGGTGGCGGCCCTGAACTACGTCCCCAACACCGTGGCCCGAAGCCTGAAAGGCGGCAGCAGCCGGGTGCTGGGGATGCTGGTGACCGACACCAACAACCCTTTCTATGCCGACCTGATCCAGTGGGTGGACCGGGTCGCCTACCGCCACGGCTACAATCTGATGCTGTGCAATACTCAGGGCAACGCCGACCGCGCCCGCGACTACCTGGCGATGCTGGCTCAGCGTCGGGTGGATGGCATGCTGCTGATGAGCTCCGACACCCAACAGGAGACCATGGCGGACCTCAGCGAGCGTCTGGCCATGCCCGCCGTGGTGATGGACTCCGCCCCGGCGGAAGCGGGCTATGACCGCATCCTCGACGACTCAGAGATGGGCGGTGAGCTGGCGGTAACCCACCTGATTGAGCAGGGGCACCAGCGCATCGGTTTGCTGGCGGGCCCGCTCAGCAAGCGCAACAGCCAAAGCCGCCTGAGTGGCTATCGCCACGCGCTGACCAAGGCCGGGCTGGCGGCGGACGACAACTGGGTCTGTTCCGATGAGCTCAGCTTTGAGGGGGGCTACCGCGCCATGCACGCGCTGTTGGCCCGGCAGCAGCAACTCACCGCCGTGTTCGCCAGCAACGACCTGATGGCCATGGGCGCCATGCGGGCGCTGATGGAAGCGGGACTGCGGGTGCCCGAAGACGTGTCCGTGGTGGGCTATGACGACATTCCGGCCGCCCGTTACTGCAATCCGCCTCTGACCACCGTGCGTCAGCCGATGGAAGCGCTGGCGGAGCAGGCGTTGTCGATGCTGCTGGACCGCATCCGCGAGCCCAGCCTGCCCGGTCGCCAGGTGGTGTTGCCACCGGCACTGGTGGGGCGGGACAGCGTGGCCCCGGTGAACTGA